From one Agrobacterium fabrum str. C58 genomic stretch:
- a CDS encoding HlyD family type I secretion periplasmic adaptor subunit yields MDEWQALRRSIRSHLLVGGLGFLTLTGVFGGWAVGTEIVGAVIAQGSLVVETSLKKVQHPVGGVVSELMVRDGDRVKAGDVVMRIDATMTRANLAIVVKSLDQFTARKARLEGERDRAASVVFPQSLRDRAGDAEVLAMMNAEQRLYEDRRAVRESKKRQLEQRVRQLRDEISGLEAERAANVREQGMVDEELIRFRSLQERGLLDKSRLSTLERQATDIDGDIGRLRAGIAGIEAKISETALQILQIDEQWSEEVGSDLREMDARIGEYVERRVAAEDQLKRVDILAPQDGVVHQLAVHTVGGVIAPGEQIMMIVPEVDKLVVEAKVAPQDIDQIYFGQVTNLRFSAFNQKTTPEITGTVERISADVTVDQRTGASYYLVRVATSQEQIKRLGEFSLMPGMPVEAFITTGERSVLSYFLKPLLDQANRTFRQA; encoded by the coding sequence ATGGATGAATGGCAGGCACTCAGACGTTCGATCCGCAGCCACCTTCTGGTTGGCGGGCTCGGCTTTCTCACCCTGACGGGCGTGTTCGGCGGTTGGGCGGTTGGCACCGAGATCGTCGGCGCGGTGATCGCGCAGGGCTCGCTGGTGGTGGAAACCAGCCTGAAAAAAGTCCAGCATCCGGTGGGCGGCGTCGTCAGCGAACTGATGGTGCGCGACGGCGACCGGGTGAAGGCCGGCGACGTCGTCATGCGCATCGATGCAACGATGACGCGGGCCAATCTGGCCATCGTCGTTAAAAGCCTCGATCAATTCACCGCCCGCAAGGCGCGGCTGGAGGGCGAGCGCGACCGGGCGGCCAGCGTGGTGTTTCCGCAATCGTTGCGCGACCGGGCCGGCGATGCAGAAGTTCTGGCGATGATGAATGCCGAACAGAGGCTTTATGAAGACCGCAGGGCCGTCCGCGAAAGCAAAAAGCGCCAGCTGGAACAGCGCGTGCGGCAGCTTCGCGATGAGATCAGCGGCCTGGAAGCCGAGCGTGCGGCGAATGTCCGCGAGCAGGGCATGGTCGATGAGGAACTCATCCGCTTTCGTTCCCTGCAAGAAAGGGGATTGTTGGACAAAAGCCGGCTCAGCACGCTGGAACGCCAGGCGACGGATATCGATGGCGATATAGGCAGGTTGAGGGCCGGCATTGCCGGTATTGAGGCAAAGATCAGTGAGACCGCATTGCAAATCCTTCAGATCGACGAGCAATGGTCGGAAGAGGTCGGGTCCGATCTTCGTGAAATGGACGCCCGTATCGGTGAATATGTCGAACGGCGGGTGGCGGCCGAGGACCAGCTGAAACGTGTCGATATTCTCGCGCCGCAGGATGGCGTCGTACACCAGCTCGCCGTGCATACGGTCGGCGGCGTCATTGCGCCGGGCGAACAGATCATGATGATCGTGCCTGAAGTCGACAAGCTGGTAGTGGAAGCCAAGGTCGCGCCGCAGGATATCGACCAGATTTATTTCGGTCAGGTGACGAACCTGCGCTTTTCCGCCTTCAATCAGAAAACCACGCCGGAAATCACCGGAACGGTGGAGCGTATTTCCGCTGACGTGACGGTGGATCAGCGAACGGGCGCCAGCTATTATCTTGTGCGCGTCGCCACCTCGCAGGAGCAGATAAAGCGGCTGGGAGAATTCAGCCTGATGCCCGGAATGCCGGTGGAAGCCTTCATCACGACAGGTGAAAGAAGCGTATTGTCGTATTTCCTCAAACCGCTGCTCGATCAGGCAAACCGCACGTTCCGGCAGGCTTGA
- a CDS encoding PhoX family protein — protein sequence MTDIDTSKLSWDEWDELQNPPPAETDFDRVVESAISRRGFLGGVLAFGSAAAAMGTLGNLMSSTSAEAAQAATSRFQFKPVAAATDHTIHVPEGYSWKPVAKWGQPLFSNVPDLDPAKGVSVENSDKVFGENTDGMELFMVGAHQLIAVNHEYVNPEINLPHAEKGNPKTADDVKILQNMQGVTVMEVAEGKDGWQIVLDSPFNRRIHHNTPMKLSGPAAGSDLVKTAADPKGVDCLGTFNNCGAGRTPWGTYLTCEENFNGYFGTTDAAFKLPDDYKRYGIVAETRYAYEKFDARFDVAKNPNEPRRAGYVVEIDPSDAKSTPIKRTALGRIKHENAAVVIARDGRVVVYMGDDERGEFLYKFVSNGIYVPGGDTSRLLDEGTLHVAKFADDGAGEWVALTPETTGMKIDEICVFTRQAASKVGATTMDRPEWVAINPVAIEAYCALTNNSRRGEMKDGKLRANAGGDAMVINAANPREKNEYGQIVRWYPENDDHADAKFKWDLFCMAGNPTVHKDAYAGSANINEGNMFNSPDGMMFDSTGLLWIQTDGEDSNEGNFAGQGNNQMLAGDPATGRIERFLTAPKGSEVTGQTWSGDKRTHFVGIQHPDAPFPDGEGKLPRSAVIAIKRDDNAKIG from the coding sequence ATGACCGACATCGATACGAGCAAGCTGTCCTGGGACGAGTGGGACGAACTGCAAAACCCGCCGCCGGCCGAAACCGATTTCGACCGTGTGGTTGAAAGCGCGATTTCCCGGCGCGGCTTTCTCGGTGGCGTACTTGCCTTCGGTTCGGCCGCGGCCGCCATGGGCACGCTCGGTAACCTGATGAGCAGCACCTCGGCCGAAGCGGCGCAAGCAGCGACCTCGCGCTTCCAGTTCAAGCCGGTGGCGGCAGCAACCGACCACACCATTCACGTCCCGGAAGGCTATAGCTGGAAGCCGGTTGCCAAATGGGGCCAGCCGCTGTTCTCCAACGTTCCCGATCTCGATCCCGCCAAGGGCGTCAGCGTCGAAAACTCCGACAAGGTCTTCGGCGAGAACACCGACGGCATGGAACTGTTCATGGTCGGCGCCCACCAGCTGATCGCCGTCAACCACGAATATGTGAACCCCGAAATCAACCTGCCGCATGCCGAAAAAGGCAATCCGAAGACGGCCGACGACGTGAAGATCCTGCAGAACATGCAGGGCGTCACCGTCATGGAAGTTGCCGAAGGCAAGGACGGCTGGCAGATCGTTCTCGACAGCCCGTTCAACCGCCGTATTCACCACAACACACCGATGAAGCTTTCCGGCCCGGCCGCCGGTTCCGATCTTGTCAAGACCGCCGCCGATCCAAAGGGTGTCGACTGTCTTGGCACCTTCAACAATTGCGGTGCCGGCCGCACGCCCTGGGGCACCTACCTCACCTGCGAAGAGAACTTCAACGGCTATTTCGGCACCACCGACGCCGCCTTCAAGCTACCTGACGATTACAAGCGTTATGGCATCGTTGCCGAGACGCGTTATGCCTATGAGAAGTTCGACGCGCGTTTCGACGTCGCCAAGAACCCGAACGAGCCGCGCCGCGCCGGTTACGTGGTCGAGATCGATCCTTCGGACGCCAAGTCCACCCCGATCAAGCGCACAGCGCTTGGACGCATCAAGCACGAAAACGCCGCCGTGGTCATTGCCCGCGACGGCCGCGTCGTCGTTTATATGGGTGACGACGAGCGTGGCGAGTTCCTCTATAAATTCGTCTCCAACGGCATCTATGTGCCGGGCGGCGATACCTCCAGGCTCCTTGACGAAGGCACGCTCCATGTCGCCAAGTTCGCCGATGACGGCGCTGGCGAGTGGGTCGCCCTCACGCCGGAAACGACAGGCATGAAGATCGACGAAATCTGCGTCTTCACCCGCCAGGCCGCTTCCAAGGTGGGTGCGACGACCATGGACCGCCCCGAATGGGTCGCGATCAACCCGGTTGCCATTGAGGCCTATTGCGCGCTGACCAACAACAGCCGCCGCGGCGAAATGAAGGACGGCAAGCTGCGCGCCAATGCCGGCGGCGACGCCATGGTCATCAATGCCGCCAACCCGCGCGAGAAGAACGAATACGGCCAGATCGTGCGCTGGTATCCGGAAAATGACGACCATGCGGACGCCAAGTTCAAGTGGGACCTGTTCTGCATGGCCGGCAATCCCACCGTTCACAAGGACGCCTATGCCGGCTCGGCAAACATCAACGAAGGCAACATGTTCAACTCGCCTGATGGCATGATGTTCGATAGCACCGGTCTGCTCTGGATCCAGACCGACGGCGAAGACAGCAATGAAGGCAACTTCGCCGGCCAGGGCAACAACCAGATGCTGGCGGGCGACCCGGCGACGGGCCGTATCGAGCGCTTCCTGACCGCACCGAAGGGTTCCGAAGTCACCGGCCAGACCTGGTCCGGCGACAAGCGCACCCACTTCGTCGGCATCCAGCACCCCGACGCTCCCTTCCCGGACGGCGAAGGCAAACTGCCGCGCTCGGCGGTCATCGCCATCAAGCGCGATGACAACGCGAAGATCGGCTGA
- a CDS encoding 4'-phosphopantetheinyl transferase family protein, which yields MAIVPASHHDTFPDAAPAAVWPWPDNSGECHCFTLRYSPDDQPTANMAASLPPQLLRAVPKRKAEFLAGRRCAAEAIRRLTGQAVSPGMGEDRAPIWPEGVVGAISHSGDRAIALAGAGSRFCGIGIDIEKFLSEEEAADIATQALTNHELHSLGNVIDPFMTGLIFSAKESLFKALYPTVKRLFFFEAAVLSAYDEEGSGALRLTADLDGGWRKGTEVPFRFGRFEGLLLTRVLLPR from the coding sequence ATGGCGATCGTGCCGGCATCTCATCACGACACCTTTCCCGACGCGGCACCGGCGGCCGTCTGGCCCTGGCCGGACAACAGCGGCGAATGCCATTGCTTCACCCTTCGTTACAGCCCGGACGACCAACCCACCGCCAATATGGCCGCTTCCCTGCCGCCGCAGCTTCTGCGGGCAGTGCCCAAACGCAAGGCGGAGTTTCTGGCGGGACGCCGATGCGCGGCGGAAGCCATACGTCGCCTCACCGGGCAGGCAGTATCTCCCGGGATGGGGGAAGACCGTGCGCCGATCTGGCCTGAAGGCGTGGTCGGCGCGATTTCCCACAGTGGTGACCGGGCGATCGCTCTTGCCGGCGCCGGCAGCAGGTTTTGCGGCATCGGTATCGATATCGAGAAGTTTTTGAGCGAAGAGGAAGCCGCCGATATCGCAACGCAGGCCCTGACAAATCACGAGCTTCACAGCCTCGGCAACGTCATCGATCCATTCATGACCGGACTGATTTTTTCGGCCAAGGAGAGCCTGTTCAAGGCGCTTTATCCAACTGTCAAACGGCTTTTCTTTTTCGAGGCGGCAGTATTATCCGCCTACGATGAGGAGGGTTCAGGAGCCCTGCGGTTGACCGCCGATCTGGACGGCGGATGGCGCAAAGGAACGGAGGTTCCCTTCCGCTTTGGCCGTTTCGAAGGCCTTCTTCTCACCCGCGTCCTTCTCCCGCGTTGA
- a CDS encoding acyl-CoA dehydrogenase has translation MSERAAFHWQDPFLLEDQLTDDERMIRDSAEAFGKSELLPRISEAYLSETTEPELFRLMGRTGLLGVTLPEEYGAANASYVAYGLVAREVERIDSGYRSMMSVQSSLVIHPIFAYGSDEQKKKYLPGLVSGELIGCFGLTEPDAGSDPGGMKTRAEKIEGGYRLRGSKMWISNAPIADVFVVWAKSEAHDNEIRGFVLEKGMKGLSAPKIGGKLSLRASITGEIVMDGVEVGEDALLPNVSGLKGPFGCLNRARYGISWGVMGAAEDCWFRSRQYGLDRKQFGKPLAGTQLYQKKLADMQTEIALGLQASLRVGRLMDEHKMAPEMISIVKRNNCGKALDIARQARDMHGGNGIQIEYHVMRHAQNLETVNTYEGTHDVHALILGRAQTGIQAFF, from the coding sequence GTGAGCGAACGCGCAGCATTTCATTGGCAGGACCCTTTTCTGCTCGAAGACCAACTGACCGACGACGAGCGAATGATCCGCGACAGCGCCGAGGCCTTCGGCAAATCCGAACTGCTGCCGCGCATCTCGGAAGCCTATCTTTCCGAAACCACCGAACCGGAACTCTTCCGTCTGATGGGACGCACCGGCCTGCTCGGCGTCACCCTGCCGGAAGAATACGGCGCAGCCAATGCCAGCTATGTGGCTTACGGCCTCGTCGCCCGCGAGGTGGAGCGGATCGACAGTGGTTACCGCTCGATGATGAGCGTGCAGTCCTCGCTCGTCATTCACCCGATCTTCGCTTACGGCTCGGACGAACAGAAGAAGAAATACCTGCCGGGCCTCGTTTCCGGTGAACTGATCGGCTGTTTCGGCCTCACCGAGCCGGATGCCGGCTCCGATCCCGGCGGCATGAAGACCCGCGCCGAAAAGATCGAGGGCGGTTATCGCCTGCGCGGTTCGAAAATGTGGATTTCCAACGCGCCGATCGCCGATGTTTTCGTCGTCTGGGCGAAATCGGAAGCGCATGACAATGAGATCCGTGGTTTCGTGCTGGAAAAGGGCATGAAAGGTCTTTCCGCCCCCAAGATCGGCGGCAAGCTTTCGCTGCGCGCCTCCATTACAGGCGAAATCGTCATGGATGGCGTGGAAGTGGGCGAAGATGCATTGCTTCCGAATGTTTCCGGACTGAAAGGCCCGTTCGGCTGCCTTAACCGCGCCCGTTACGGCATTTCCTGGGGCGTGATGGGGGCTGCGGAAGATTGCTGGTTCCGTTCCCGCCAATATGGCCTCGATCGCAAACAGTTCGGCAAGCCGCTCGCCGGCACGCAGCTTTACCAGAAGAAGCTCGCCGACATGCAGACCGAAATCGCGCTCGGCCTTCAGGCATCGCTGCGCGTCGGCCGGCTGATGGACGAACATAAGATGGCGCCGGAAATGATCTCCATCGTCAAACGCAACAATTGCGGCAAGGCGCTGGATATCGCCCGCCAGGCCCGCGACATGCATGGCGGCAATGGCATTCAGATCGAATATCACGTCATGCGCCATGCCCAGAATCTTGAAACGGTGAATACCTATGAGGGCACGCATGACGTGCACGCGCTGATCCTCGGCCGGGCGCAGACGGGCATTCAGGCGTTTTTCTGA
- a CDS encoding LysR family transcriptional regulator — MTSLSRKLLPSTSALAAFDSVARLGSFSAAADELALTQGAISRQVMSLEEQLGVRLFERGARGVSLTTEGSAYAKSIAAALGEIRSASLQIMTKTHGNTLNLAMLPTFGTRWLLPRIPDFVANHPEITINFATRIGQFDFEREQLDMAIHIGQADWPGAESTFLMHEMVAPVCSPQFLSAHPVEKGEDIAALPLLHMASRPGAWGHWFESLGLSLALPQGMRFEQFSSVAQACIAGLGVALMPLFLIDNELKSKQLVKAFDHQARSPSSYYAVAPLSRANHAPVVLFRDWLVRQVEAYRAAGTQGL, encoded by the coding sequence ATGACGTCTCTCAGCCGTAAACTCCTGCCCTCCACCAGTGCGCTTGCCGCCTTTGATTCCGTTGCCCGGCTTGGCAGTTTTTCGGCGGCCGCCGATGAGCTTGCCTTGACGCAAGGGGCGATCAGCCGTCAGGTTATGTCACTGGAAGAACAGCTTGGCGTGCGCCTGTTCGAGCGCGGCGCGCGCGGGGTGTCGCTGACGACCGAGGGTAGTGCTTATGCAAAATCGATCGCGGCGGCGCTTGGCGAGATACGCTCCGCCTCGCTGCAGATCATGACCAAAACGCATGGCAATACGCTGAATCTTGCCATGCTGCCCACTTTCGGCACCCGCTGGCTTCTGCCGCGCATCCCGGATTTCGTGGCAAACCATCCGGAAATCACCATCAATTTCGCCACCCGTATCGGCCAATTCGATTTTGAGCGTGAGCAGCTGGATATGGCGATCCATATCGGCCAGGCCGACTGGCCGGGGGCGGAAAGCACCTTTCTCATGCATGAAATGGTCGCGCCGGTTTGCAGCCCGCAATTCCTCAGCGCCCACCCGGTCGAAAAGGGCGAGGATATCGCTGCCCTGCCATTGCTGCATATGGCCTCGCGGCCGGGAGCCTGGGGCCACTGGTTCGAAAGCCTTGGCCTGTCGCTCGCTTTGCCGCAGGGCATGCGCTTCGAGCAATTCTCCAGCGTGGCGCAGGCCTGCATCGCCGGGCTTGGCGTGGCGCTGATGCCGCTGTTCCTGATCGACAACGAGCTGAAATCGAAGCAACTGGTGAAAGCCTTCGATCATCAGGCGAGAAGCCCCAGTTCCTATTATGCGGTGGCGCCGCTTTCGCGTGCCAATCACGCCCCGGTCGTGCTGTTTCGGGATTGGCTGGTGCGGCAGGTGGAGGCTTATCGCGCGGCCGGCACCCAGGGCTTGTAA
- a CDS encoding LacI family DNA-binding transcriptional regulator: MASSRPATNLSAIAAALGVSVATVSNALSGKGRVSPDLVERIRKTASELGYVPSSAGRALRTGRSGVLGLVLPDIANPLFPQIAQAIEKAAVSAGYGVLIADARGEIAMQTDAINRLIERGVDGMIIVPRRGTRISGVDCPVAIIDSPSTPGNTVAADHWDGGRQVGDYLASLGHRKVVLVGKNRDSNVQNDRLGGIRDGLGKACVTRTLWIDSIEEADGAGCRLGLADLVADGFTAFAAISDLHALRALTELQREGIEVPEEASVTGFDDLIFSAVVTPPLTTMRMDMGRIADLAVGALLRAIDSAGDNGVAIDVTAEISKVPMALIMRGSTGKTKHDAIEAKKTTAGELTP, from the coding sequence ATGGCGTCGTCACGGCCTGCCACCAATCTGAGCGCGATAGCAGCGGCACTCGGCGTGTCGGTGGCAACGGTGTCCAATGCGCTCTCCGGCAAGGGCCGTGTTTCGCCCGATCTGGTGGAGCGCATTCGCAAGACGGCGAGTGAACTGGGTTATGTGCCGAGTTCGGCGGGCAGGGCGTTGCGCACCGGCAGATCAGGGGTTCTGGGGCTCGTCCTGCCTGATATCGCCAACCCTCTTTTCCCACAGATCGCACAGGCCATTGAAAAAGCCGCCGTCTCTGCCGGTTATGGCGTGCTGATTGCCGATGCGCGCGGCGAGATCGCCATGCAGACGGATGCCATCAACCGGCTGATCGAGCGCGGAGTGGACGGCATGATCATCGTTCCCCGCCGCGGCACGCGCATCTCCGGCGTCGATTGCCCTGTCGCGATCATCGACAGCCCTTCCACGCCCGGAAATACCGTCGCCGCCGACCATTGGGATGGCGGCCGGCAGGTGGGCGACTATCTCGCAAGCCTTGGCCACCGCAAGGTGGTGCTGGTGGGCAAGAACAGGGATTCCAACGTGCAGAACGACCGTCTCGGCGGCATTCGCGATGGTCTCGGCAAGGCCTGTGTGACCCGGACGCTCTGGATCGACAGCATCGAAGAGGCTGATGGTGCCGGTTGCCGGCTGGGGCTTGCCGATCTGGTGGCGGATGGTTTCACCGCCTTTGCCGCCATTTCCGACCTGCATGCGCTGCGGGCGCTCACCGAATTGCAGCGCGAGGGCATCGAGGTGCCGGAAGAGGCAAGCGTCACCGGTTTTGACGATCTCATCTTTTCCGCCGTGGTCACCCCGCCGCTCACGACCATGCGCATGGATATGGGCCGCATCGCCGATCTGGCCGTCGGGGCGCTGCTGCGCGCCATCGACAGCGCCGGTGACAATGGCGTCGCCATCGATGTGACGGCGGAAATCTCGAAAGTACCGATGGCGCTGATCATGCGCGGTTCCACCGGCAAGACAAAGCATGATGCGATTGAAGCCAAAAAAACGACAGCAGGAGAACTCACACCATGA
- a CDS encoding ABC transporter substrate-binding protein has translation MKKIILASGTALMLTMGAAQAEDKTLTISVYAFAQDEFKELVYTPFEAKCGCKLVVETGNSVERLAKMEANKANPVVDLAIVSMADALSATRKDLIQKIDASKVPNIENLYDIAKDPNGDGMSVGVNFYATSIVYRTDKMKIDSWADLLKDGIVDHVAFPNVTTNQGPPALYMLGKAIGKDTPDLAGAIAAVGEKKDDIVTFYVKSSQLVQLMQQEEIWAAPIGRFSWAPFTKLDLPLAWATPKEGQTGGMNVLVVPKGGKNEELALQFMDFWLSTDVQKALAEKLVDSPTNKEVKVSDEVANNITYGDETARSLQLIPSDVTLDNRDKWLSEWNSKVGQ, from the coding sequence ATGAAAAAAATCATTCTTGCATCGGGCACCGCCCTGATGCTGACGATGGGAGCGGCGCAGGCTGAGGACAAGACGCTGACGATTTCCGTCTACGCCTTTGCGCAGGATGAATTCAAGGAACTGGTCTATACGCCGTTTGAAGCCAAATGCGGCTGCAAGCTCGTGGTCGAAACTGGCAACAGCGTCGAGCGTCTTGCCAAGATGGAAGCCAACAAGGCCAATCCGGTGGTCGATCTCGCCATCGTTTCCATGGCCGATGCGCTTTCCGCCACCCGCAAGGACCTGATCCAGAAGATCGATGCGTCCAAGGTCCCGAACATCGAAAACCTCTACGACATCGCCAAGGACCCGAATGGTGACGGCATGAGCGTCGGCGTCAATTTCTACGCAACGTCCATCGTCTACCGCACCGACAAGATGAAGATCGACAGCTGGGCCGATCTCCTGAAGGACGGCATTGTCGATCACGTCGCCTTCCCGAATGTCACCACAAATCAGGGCCCGCCGGCGCTTTACATGCTCGGCAAGGCGATTGGCAAGGATACGCCTGATCTTGCCGGCGCCATCGCGGCCGTGGGTGAGAAGAAGGACGATATCGTCACCTTCTACGTCAAGTCATCGCAGCTGGTGCAACTGATGCAGCAGGAAGAAATCTGGGCCGCGCCCATCGGCCGCTTCTCCTGGGCGCCTTTCACCAAGCTCGATCTGCCGCTCGCCTGGGCAACGCCCAAGGAAGGCCAGACCGGCGGCATGAACGTGCTCGTCGTGCCGAAGGGCGGAAAGAACGAGGAGCTTGCGCTGCAATTCATGGATTTCTGGCTTTCGACCGACGTTCAGAAGGCACTGGCTGAAAAGCTGGTGGACAGCCCGACCAATAAGGAGGTCAAGGTGTCCGACGAGGTGGCGAACAACATCACCTATGGTGACGAGACCGCCCGTAGCCTGCAGCTCATTCCGTCCGACGTGACGCTCGATAACCGCGACAAGTGGCTGTCGGAGTGGAATTCCAAGGTCGGCCAGTAA
- a CDS encoding ABC transporter permease: MFQNRAEALALALPAAIFAAAVFLVPVFMLLSEGFRTTDGWTLSAYAAFFSDPLNQTVFLRTLKLGALVTVVSAVVGYAAAFAIINLSPGKKGHVVNLVVLPLMISPVARTYAWIVILGRTGIVNQALQAVGLSDAPIRILFSETAVFIGLLQLFLPLMIISLISALENMPKDTIAAARVLGANWFQVFWKVILPLTKEGLVVGGTLVFTGSLTAYITPAILGGSKVLMLETLLYQQVTVSNNFVAASVIAFILIVMSFAANILLKRIATARNKK, encoded by the coding sequence ATGTTTCAGAACCGGGCCGAAGCGCTGGCGCTTGCATTGCCCGCCGCAATTTTCGCGGCGGCGGTCTTTCTTGTGCCGGTCTTCATGCTTCTGTCGGAGGGCTTCCGCACCACTGACGGCTGGACATTGTCGGCCTATGCCGCCTTCTTTTCCGATCCGCTGAACCAGACGGTTTTCCTGCGTACGCTCAAACTCGGCGCGCTTGTTACCGTCGTCTCGGCCGTGGTGGGTTATGCGGCGGCGTTTGCCATCATCAACTTATCGCCGGGCAAGAAAGGCCATGTGGTCAATCTCGTCGTGCTGCCGCTGATGATCTCGCCGGTTGCCCGTACCTATGCATGGATCGTCATTCTCGGCAGAACCGGCATCGTCAATCAGGCGCTGCAGGCGGTGGGCCTGAGCGACGCGCCGATCCGCATCCTGTTTTCCGAAACGGCCGTTTTCATCGGCCTTCTGCAACTGTTCCTGCCGCTGATGATCATCTCGCTCATCAGCGCGCTGGAAAACATGCCGAAGGACACGATCGCCGCTGCCCGCGTGCTCGGCGCAAACTGGTTTCAGGTGTTCTGGAAGGTCATCCTGCCGCTCACCAAGGAAGGGCTGGTCGTCGGCGGCACGCTGGTCTTCACCGGTTCGCTGACGGCCTATATCACGCCAGCCATTCTCGGTGGTTCGAAGGTGCTGATGCTGGAAACCCTGCTTTACCAGCAGGTCACGGTCTCCAATAATTTCGTCGCCGCCAGTGTCATCGCCTTCATTCTGATCGTCATGAGCTTTGCCGCCAATATCCTCTTGAAGCGCATTGCCACCGCAAGGAACAAGAAATGA
- a CDS encoding ABC transporter permease — MTRQLFIPLTLLLVVGFLIGPFLIIVAASFSAGDTLAFPPQGFSLKWIAKVFTVESFRESFAMSMFLAIGGTFTALILGIPASYAMSRYKLPFAETVRTIVSAPIIVPGIIVGLALLRYFVVPFGIGITLALFLAHTALILPYAVRVVSASLNNLRSDIEEAAVLLGSSRLGAFFRVVLPNIRGGILSAFILGFVTSFNQVPVSLFLSGPGVRTLPIDMLGYMEIVFDPSVAALSSLLAFLSIGIVFMAERFLGFSRYV, encoded by the coding sequence ATGACCCGGCAGCTCTTCATTCCGCTCACGCTCCTTCTTGTCGTCGGGTTCCTCATCGGGCCGTTCCTCATCATCGTTGCGGCCTCATTTTCGGCCGGCGATACACTCGCCTTTCCGCCGCAGGGCTTTTCGCTGAAGTGGATCGCCAAGGTCTTCACCGTCGAAAGCTTCCGTGAGAGTTTTGCGATGTCGATGTTCCTTGCCATCGGCGGCACGTTCACGGCGCTCATCCTCGGCATTCCCGCTTCCTACGCCATGTCGCGCTACAAGCTGCCTTTTGCCGAAACCGTGCGCACCATCGTTTCCGCGCCGATCATCGTGCCCGGCATCATCGTCGGCCTTGCGCTGCTGCGCTATTTCGTCGTGCCCTTCGGCATCGGCATCACGCTTGCCCTGTTTCTAGCTCACACTGCGCTCATCCTGCCTTATGCGGTGCGGGTGGTATCGGCCAGCCTCAACAACCTGCGCTCCGATATAGAGGAGGCGGCGGTGCTGCTTGGCTCGTCGCGGCTTGGTGCCTTTTTCCGGGTAGTGCTACCGAATATACGCGGTGGCATCCTGTCGGCTTTCATTCTCGGTTTCGTGACGAGTTTCAACCAGGTGCCGGTATCGCTGTTCCTCTCCGGTCCCGGCGTGCGCACATTGCCCATCGATATGCTGGGTTACATGGAAATCGTCTTTGATCCTTCCGTTGCAGCTCTTTCCTCGCTGCTCGCCTTCCTTTCCATCGGCATCGTCTTTATGGCCGAACGTTTCCTGGGGTTCTCCCGTTATGTCTGA
- a CDS encoding ABC transporter ATP-binding protein, with product MSDANYLSLNKVSLAYGNSIAVKDLDLDIRKGELLALLGPSGCGKTTTMRAIAGLMPVASGRIDLDGADITRVAANKRAVGLVFQSYALFPHLTVYENVAFGLKLKGMSGKTLDDKVASGLKSVGLSNFASRKPAELSGGQQQRVALARSMVMEPKVLLLDEPLSNLDARLRLEMRTELQRVQKETGVTMIFVTHDQIEALALADRIVVMKGGKIEQIGTPEEIYNAPVSSFVADFVGFENIFALEDGALKTANGKTSLTGPVPSASGLAWRPRMVTLGSGPFQGTVRGTSFAGNSREYLLDTPLGAIKAETDAALAAHAIGDTLAFDLPVEKAASLKVFN from the coding sequence ATGTCTGACGCAAATTATCTTTCGCTCAACAAAGTCTCGCTCGCTTATGGCAACAGCATCGCCGTCAAGGATCTCGATCTCGATATCCGCAAGGGCGAGCTTCTCGCGCTGCTTGGGCCTTCCGGCTGCGGCAAGACAACGACGATGCGCGCCATTGCCGGGCTGATGCCGGTGGCAAGTGGGCGTATTGATCTCGATGGCGCCGATATTACGCGCGTCGCGGCCAACAAGCGTGCCGTCGGGCTGGTGTTCCAGTCCTATGCGCTATTCCCCCATCTGACTGTTTACGAAAACGTCGCCTTCGGCCTGAAACTCAAGGGCATGAGCGGCAAGACGCTTGACGACAAGGTCGCCTCCGGCCTGAAATCGGTGGGCTTGTCCAATTTCGCCTCCCGCAAGCCGGCGGAACTTTCCGGCGGCCAGCAGCAGCGCGTGGCGCTGGCGCGCTCCATGGTCATGGAGCCAAAGGTGCTGCTGCTCGACGAGCCGCTCTCCAACCTCGATGCCCGCCTGCGCCTTGAAATGCGCACCGAATTGCAGCGCGTGCAGAAGGAAACCGGCGTGACGATGATCTTCGTCACCCATGACCAGATCGAGGCTTTGGCGCTGGCCGACCGTATTGTCGTCATGAAGGGGGGCAAGATTGAGCAGATCGGCACGCCTGAGGAAATTTATAACGCGCCGGTTTCGTCCTTCGTGGCTGACTTCGTCGGCTTCGAAAACATCTTCGCGCTGGAAGACGGCGCGTTGAAAACCGCAAACGGCAAGACATCACTTACCGGACCAGTCCCTTCAGCATCTGGACTGGCCTGGCGGCCGCGCATGGTAACCCTTGGTTCAGGTCCTTTCCAGGGAACCGTGCGCGGCACATCCTTTGCAGGCAACAGCCGCGAATATCTGCTGGACACGCCGCTTGGCGCCATCAAGGCAGAAACCGACGCCGCCCTTGCTGCGCACGCCATCGGTGATACGCTCGCCTTCGATCTGCCGGTCGAAAAAGCGGCAAGCCTCAAGGTGTTCAACTGA